A genomic segment from Pseudoalteromonas nigrifaciens encodes:
- a CDS encoding NAD(P)/FAD-dependent oxidoreductase: MNITTPKIVVIGGGAGGLELATQLGHKLGKKKHADILLIDKNRTHIWKPLLHEVATGSIDPDLDGVVYSAHAAKHHYRFQLGTFCNIDQSNKTITLAPLYDELGHTILPERNVRYDHLVIAIGSVSNDFNTPGIKEHCYFLDSNQQAERFQHSLLDSFTRLHQDDNQQQSLNIAIVGGGATGVELSAELYHVSELLKLYGLTNMSSKRLHIHLIEAGPRILPALPERIAVSAKRELLKLGVNVREQTQVKEATEHGFITKDDEHINADIMLWAAGVKAPDFIKDLGIFELTRSNQIQVNQFLQSTVDDSIFVLGDCCAFTQADGKQVPPRAQSAHQMAQCVEKNLIATLKQQPLSGFKYSDHGSLVNLSRYSTVGNLMGNLTSNSFFIEGKIARFMYISLYRMHQRAIHGSAKTFALWISEKILRVVRPKMKLH, translated from the coding sequence ATGAATATTACCACACCTAAAATCGTCGTTATTGGCGGTGGGGCTGGCGGATTAGAGCTTGCAACCCAACTAGGACATAAACTAGGAAAGAAAAAACACGCAGACATACTACTCATAGATAAAAACCGCACCCACATATGGAAGCCGTTACTGCACGAAGTAGCGACCGGTTCTATTGACCCAGATTTAGATGGCGTAGTGTACAGCGCTCATGCTGCTAAACATCATTATCGCTTTCAGCTTGGTACATTTTGTAATATTGACCAAAGCAATAAAACTATTACCCTCGCACCACTTTATGACGAATTAGGCCACACTATTTTACCCGAGCGCAACGTGCGCTACGACCATCTTGTTATTGCCATAGGCAGCGTAAGTAACGACTTTAATACCCCTGGTATAAAAGAGCATTGCTATTTTTTAGATTCTAATCAGCAAGCAGAGCGCTTTCAGCATTCGTTACTCGACAGTTTTACCCGCCTGCACCAAGACGACAATCAACAACAATCTTTAAACATTGCCATTGTGGGCGGCGGCGCAACCGGTGTAGAACTCTCGGCTGAGTTGTATCATGTTTCTGAGTTATTAAAGCTATACGGCTTAACTAATATGTCGTCCAAACGTTTACATATTCATTTAATTGAAGCCGGGCCACGTATTTTACCCGCACTGCCCGAGCGCATTGCCGTTAGTGCCAAGCGCGAGCTGCTAAAATTAGGGGTTAATGTACGCGAACAAACGCAAGTAAAAGAGGCCACCGAGCACGGCTTCATTACCAAAGACGATGAGCACATTAATGCCGATATTATGCTTTGGGCTGCAGGAGTAAAAGCTCCTGATTTTATTAAAGACCTAGGTATTTTTGAGCTCACTCGCAGCAATCAAATTCAAGTTAACCAATTTTTACAAAGCACGGTTGATGACAGCATTTTTGTATTGGGCGATTGCTGCGCCTTTACCCAAGCCGACGGCAAACAAGTGCCACCGCGGGCGCAATCGGCGCATCAAATGGCGCAATGTGTTGAAAAAAATCTTATAGCCACATTAAAACAGCAACCATTGAGTGGCTTTAAGTACAGCGATCACGGCTCTTTAGTTAATCTGTCTCGCTACAGTACAGTTGGTAATTTAATGGGTAATCTCACCAGTAATAGCTTTTTTATTGAAGGTAAAATTGCCCGCTTTATGTATATTTCGCTCTATCGCATGCATCAACGCGCCATTCACGGCAGTGCAAAAACCTTTGCCTTGTGGATCAGCGAAAAAATACTGCGCGTGGTACGCCCTAAAATGAAGTTACATTAA